From Cercospora beticola chromosome 6, complete sequence, a single genomic window includes:
- a CDS encoding uncharacterized protein (CAZy:AA1) encodes MAPVRAIWTRIVYVLDFFVHGSQKVPDFDTSTALQVPIKSPEATTKGGFPIYNPPDDLDDVADPTFICKYPDYRKEDGWVSCNTNGNRTCWLKNTKTGQTYDIGTNYEIDGPTGVVREYYLELSESTRNPDGAGDVYVQLFNGSFPGPRLQACWGDEIRITINNTLAKTASEPGNGTTVHWHGFRQWKTGQMDGVNAVTQCPIAPGETFTYVFNTTQYGTSWYHSHYSLQYAAGLLGAFTVYGPMSKSFDHQVAPIILSDWLHMPYETPLSAVLGVTNRSYSVFEKWEWSMVTKCGRQWPLLDASKPVPEGTKFNEVVFQRGVRYLMRIINGAADTTFVFSIDNHSFWVISTDFVSITPYYTNKIVVGIGQRYNIIVAGEPTIPSEDVNFWIRTSPATNCTAFNPGPLDKGCKPKDLSFRQPDGRTGILRYSSNTDFPTTSRQENITLDCIDETYYPDVQTLSPIVKWNVSETRQVLPDFHLDFMKTNGTPYYPCKKNTSHFYLVQSHPMWLNFSDPPLLNPTQDFTKKPWLTVIDSGDADEDDWFQLNIISGAAKPKNPSKPHPIPKKPSAAYFPGQHPIHLHGHDFAVLDQCVPDESQECDIAQANLTLHNPPRRDVAFLPDGGYLIIAFKADNPGAWIMHCHIAFHASMGLAAQILENVKLWPKTFMPGWDEPFFDMCKAWDKWSPDDSSDPCMHLHPDVLPLQTDSGI; translated from the exons TTTTTCGTTCACGGATCACAGAAAGTCCCAGACTTCGATACCAGTACTGCACTGCAAGTTCCTATCAAGTCTCCAGAAGCCACAACCAAAGGAGGCTTCCCAATCTACAATCCACCAGACGACCTTGATGACGTTGCTGATCCCACATTCATATGCAAGTATCCAGACTACCGAAAGGAAGACGGCTGGGTTTCTTGCAACACGAACGGTAACAGGACTTGCTGGCTGAAGAATACCAAGACTGGCCAAACGTATGATATCGGCACAAACTACGAGATTGATGGTCCCACAGGAGTCGTGAGAGAGTATTACCTGGAGCTTTCGGAGTCCACCCGCAATCCCGATGGCGCCGGAGACGTATATGTCCAGCTCTTCAATGGCAGTTTCCCTGGACCGCGTCTGCAAGCTTGCTGGGGCGATGAGATTAGAATCACAATCAACAATACTTTGGCGAAGACTGCTTCTGAGCCAGGCAACGGGACTACAGTTCACTGGCACGGTTTTCGACAGTGGAAGACTGGCCAGATGGACGGAGTCAATGCTGTGACTCAATGTCCCATTGCGCCAGGAGAGACGTTCACCTATGTTTTCAATACAACTCAG TATGGCACTTCGTGGTACCATAGCCACTACTCCCTTCAG TACGCAGCAGGATTGCTGGGAGCGTTCACTGTCTATGGGCCGATGTCTAAAAGCTTCGACCATCAAGTAGCTCCCATCATTCTGAGTGATTGGCTGCACATGCCGTATGAAACCCCACTTTCTGCAGTACTGGGCGTCACTAACCGATCATATAGCGTCTTCGAGAAGTGGGAATGGTCTATGGTGACGAAGTGTGGTC GTCAATGGCCTCTTCTCGATGCATCCAAGCCTGTTCCAGAAGGAACGAAGTTCAATGAAGTAGTATTCCAGAGA GGAGTCCGGTACCTCATGCGTATCATCAATGGCGCGGCTGACACGACATTTGTGTTCTCCATCGACAACCATTCCTTCTGGGTCATCTCAACAGACTTTGTCTCCATCACGCCGTACTATACGAACAAGATTGTGGTTGGCATTG GCCAGCGATACAACATCATAGTAGCAGGAGAACCCACTATTCCCTCCGAAGACGTCAACTTCTGGATCCGCACATCGCCAGCCACAAACTGCACTGCTTTCAATCCAGGACCACTGGACAAGGGCTGCAAACCCAAGGACCTCAGCTTTCGACAGCCTGATGGTCGCACTGGTATTCTGCGCTATTCTTCAAACACAGACTTCCCGACCACTAGTCGACAGGAAAACATAACACTTGACTGCATTGACGAGACGTACTATCCGGATGTCCAGACATTGTCACCAATTGTCAAGTGGAATGTCAGTGAAACTCGGCAAG TACTACCCGACTTCCACCTCGACTTCATGAAAACCAACGGGACCCCATATTACCCCTGCAAAAAGAACACCTCCCACTTCTATCTCGTCCAAAGCCACCCAATGTGGCTAAACTTCAGCGACCCACCCCTCCTCAACCCAACCCAAGACTTCACCAAGAAGCCCTGGCTTACAGTCATCGACTCCGGCGacgccgacgaagacgactggTTCCAACTCAACATCATCTCCGGTGCAGCAAAACCAAAGAACCCCTCAAAACCCCATCCCATCCCCAAAAAACCCAGCGCAGCCTACTTCCCCGGCCAGCACCCCATCCACCTCCACGGCCACGACTTCGCGGTCCTCGACCAATGCGTCCCCGACGAATCCCAAGAATGCGACATCGCACAAGCAAACCTCACACTCCACAACCCACCTCGTCGAGATGTAGCTTTTCTTCCCGATGGCGGGTATCTGATCATCGCATTCAAAGCGGATAATCCTGGAGCGTGGATTATGCATTGTCATATCGCGTTTCATGCTTCAATGGGATTAGCGGCGCAGATTCTGGAGAATGTGAAACTTTGGCCAAAGACTTTTATGCCTGGCTGGGATGAGCCTTTCTTTGATATGTGCAAAGCTTGGGATAAATGGAGTCCTGATGATTCGAGTGATCCTTGTATGCATTTGCATCCGGACGTGTTGCCTTTGCAGACGGATTCGGGGATTTGA